The DNA segment CTTTTTGTCCCATTAATTTCACCAGtagtttttctttactaatattaattactttgaaTTCCTCACTCTAGATCCTTGGATCCCCACAATTTCtggtatgttttttgtgtcttctgctgtgaagacaggtacaaaatatttgtttagcatctctgccatttccttgcctAAGGAGAGAGATTCCTCATAATTTCtgctgtctctgcctctaagggacccacgtttactttcgctaatttcttccttgtaaaagctcttacaatctttttatatttcttgccagtttactttctcattctattttctccctctttatcaatttcatggtcatcctttgctgatttttaaaactcAATCCTCAggattactactctttttggcaacattgtaagccgcttttagaaacatagaaaataggcgcaggagtaggagcctgcaccgccattcaatgagttcatggctgaacatgcaacttcagtaccccattcctgctttctcgccataccccttgacttcccctagtagtaaggactacatctaactcctttttgaatatatttagtgaattggcctcaacaactttctgtggtagagaattccacaggttcaccactctctgggtgaagaagtttctcctcatctcggtcctaaatggcttaccccttatccttagactgtgagccctggttctggacttccccaacattgggaacattctccctgcatctaacctgtctaaacccatcagaaccttaaacgtttctctgagatcccctctcattcttctgaactccagtgaatacaagcccagttgatccagtctttcttgatatgtcagtcccgccatcccgggaatcagtctggtgaaccttcactgcactccctcaatagcaagaatgtccttcctcaagttaggagaccaaaactgtacacaatactccaggtgtggcctcaccaaagccctgtacagctgtagtaacacctccctgcccctgtactcaaatcccctcgttatgaaggccaacatgccatttgctttcttaaccgcctgctgtacctgcatgctaaccttcaatgactgatgtaccatgacacccaggtctcattgcacctccccttttcctaatctgtcaccattcagataatagtctgtctctctgtttttaccaccaaagtggataacctcacatttatccacattatacttcatctgccatgcattgccaactcacctaacctatccaactcactctgcagcctcatagcatcctcctccagctcacactgccacccaacttaatgtcatctgcaaatttggagatactacatttaatcccctcgtctaaatcattaatgtacaatgtaaacagctggggccccagcacagaaccttgcggtaccccactagtcactgcctgccattctgaaaagtacccatttactcctactctttgcttcctgtctgacaaccagttctcaatccacgtcagcacactacccacaatcccatttaaaactatccttaacttctctagttagccatgGTTGTACCACTTTTCCTCAAGGGAATGTATATTTATTGAGGTATATCTGAGGAAACTTAAAATGTATTCAGGTGTATCTGAGGGGAGCAGCAATATGTTCAGGTGTGTTGTAGAGCTGTGGGGGGAAACTTGGGAAAAATAGGAACAAAATAGGGAAACACCAGAGCAGCGGGAACTAGACAAATGGCAGCGATGAATGCAGCAAAAGGACGAGGAGGGGAATGATAATCAAGTAACAGAAAACAAAAAAGAGGAAGCAAGTTGGGAGCAGAAGAGCTCTGAACCGAGTTACAGTCTGTGTCAAAGATCAGCTGAATGTCACAATAATTCTCATCATTAATTTCTTCATATTCAATTTCACTTATCTTTTAGAACTCTCACTTCCTCTCTAACTTGCTCTTTTCATCTTGTGATACTGGAAGATTGTGTTTTAACAACTTTTGTTCATTTCCTCTCTTGGGCTCTTTTATACCTCCTCAAATATCTTTTAATATGTTTTAGTAAATTCCTAAACTCCTCCCAGAGATCTCCCCTCTTCCCACATGCTTCGTGCAGTTTATTTTCTTACTCACATTTCAGTTACTTTATTTATTTATCCACCTTGCGGATTGCTTGTTTAGTTTATATTGAATTTTCTTGGGCTACACTCTTATTCTTTTCAGGGAAATATTGGGAGCCCTGACGGATCCAAATGGTGATATTGATATTCAAAGACATGATattagtgactggggggggggggggggaggggggagtggcagATAttctagaatcatacagcacaggaggagaccaatCGGCCCATTATGGCTGTGCCGACtttttgaaagaacgatccaattagttccactccctcgctctctccccatagccttgcaaatcttTCCTTCTCGGGTATACATTCCATTCCTTTCTAAATGACTTCTTTGTGTCAATGTTCACAGAGGATGTTCACATGGGCTCAATTTCCAAAACACAGGTGCAATTTCCAGGAAAGGATGAGGAAATAATAAGGATGTTAAACGATACAAATAAGACTGAGGTACTGAAAGAGAAAACAAGCCCAACTCATATGGACTGCATGCTGGGGTTattcctacattatgacagtgactaaacttcaaaagtacgtcactggctgtgaagcactttgggaagtccagaGGTTATGAAAGACCCTAtacaaattcaagttctttctttctataactTCATATCCTGCCATTCAAACTAGCACCATGACTTCATGCCTTTGTCCTcctgactcaactattccaatagtCTCCATCCTCCGCCTTTTGTAAAATTCATCTCATTCAAAAACACTGCTGTTCgtatcctcttcctcatcctcatgtttaaatcccttcatggccttacctctccctatctctgtaacctccttcagctacAACCCCCTGAACTCTGCTCCTCTGACCCTGGTCTCTTGCGTATCCCCTTgccttttgccccaccattggtggtcatgccttcagccatttaggccccatgctctggaattccctccataaatcaTCCACCCCTCTTCCTTCAAGgccgtccttaaaacctacctaatgGTCACCATTTGTAGTATCTCCTTCTTTGTCTCAGCATCCAtctttgtctgattatgcctctgtgaagtgtaTTGGGATGGTTTTTTTCCtgataaaggcgctacataaattcaTGTTGATGATGTTATTGGTGTGCCCGCTGTAATAAGTGTTGGACCAGAAAGTGGAAAGTAATTCAGGTTCCCACTTCCTGATGTAAAGTGTGTGCAGGAGACATCAGGGGAGGACATGCTTGGGCATGGTTGTGATACCTCTAGAGGGGAATAGGCAGCCAACAGCTCACTGTCCAGATCCACATATTAGAATAGCTACCGGAGGGCAGCCAGCacttgtggaactgtaccgcagtaTGGCATCGGCACCAtttgggctggggggaggagagaaaattgAATAAACACAAAAAGAAAATTGACTCCACAATCTCCAGAGCAACGAGAATGAGGCATGGTGGCAGCGAGAGAACATGGGTCACAAGGGATGAAGAAGATAATAATATCAAGCATAGGAAGTGAAAAAGAGGAAACAAGTGAGGAACAGAACACTCTGGACTTTCAAGACTGAATTTGGTGTCAGTCTGTCATGAGACCAAGTCAATGTCACAGATAATGAACAAATTACCACAAGAAGCATAAAAACGATGAGAAATAAAAACACAGCTGGATCTGGCCAGTGTTTCAATGCAGTGAGAAGTGAATACACTGgtagtcagactgagtgaggcattGGCTTTATCTTGAAGCACCAAATATGGGAATCAGTGAGTGGGGAATATCTGGCGTGACAGTTTGAGGGATGAGTTTTGATGGGTCAAACATATTCATTCACCTGTGACTTTTATGTAGTGACAATTCAACAACTCTTTATTTGGACAGATTAAAGCCAAAGGGGGCATTTactggtatgtgagagagggtattAGTTTGTGTTTGAAGGACATTGGTTTACTTGTCTCTAAcctgcactgtacctgccctgggagtgtttgatgggacagtgtagagggagctttactctgtatctaaccccttgtacctgccctgggagtgtttgatgagacaatgtagagggagctttacgctgtatctaaccccatgctgtaccttccctgggagtttgATGGCAGCGTAGAGGAAGCTTTatactgtatctaaccctctgtacctgccctgggactgtttgatgggacagtgcagagggagctttactctatctaacccgtgctgtacctgattgggactgtttgatgggacagtgcagagggagctttactctatctaacccgtgctgtacctgattgggagtgtttgatgggacagtgcagagggagctttactctatctaacccgtgctgtacctgattgggagtgtttgatgggacagtgcagagggagctttactcgatctaacccgtgctgtacctgattgggagtgtttgatgggacagcaatGGTTAGTTTTCTGTGTGCCCCCTGTAGAGCAGACACATTTACATGTTATTATAGGGGTCTCACTGCTATTTGCTCCATTGCCAGGTTATCCAACTCATAAATAGCTGGGAAGGAAGAGGGAGAGACTAGAGTAGCTGGAACTGTTCTCCTTACAGAAGAAAAGGTTTGGAGAATTTTAATAGAGACGTTCAAAATAATgtgtgaaagacttgcatttagattgcttctttcacgaccacctgatgtcccaaagcgttttacagccaatgaagtactttttgaagtgtagtcactgttgtaatgtagcaaacacagcagacaatttgtgcacagcaagctcccacaaacagcaatgtggtattgaccagataatctgttttactgatgttgattgaggaataataaGGAAAATCTCTCCACTGGCATGAGGATCGGCaagtagaggacacagatttagtaaAAGAACCCTTCGGGGGTGATAAattatctttttttttttactcggaGAGTTACTTTAACCTGGAATATAGTGGCTGTACGGGCACTGGAAAGCAAATTCAATGGTGATTTTCaatagagaattggatatatacttgagaaggaaaaaaattgcagagctatggggaaagagcagtggtgaGGGAAtaattagctctttcaaagagccgacacaagcACAAtgcaccaaatggcctccttctgtggtgtaagatTTTGTGAGGTCTAAAATTATGAAGGTTTGATAGGATGGATgtggagaaacggtttccactggtgggtgtcatccttattttcaaatccctccatgccctcgccactccctatctctgcaatctcctccagccccacaaccctccgataactgcgctcctccaattctggcctcttgagcatccctcggttttaatcgctgcaccattgccggccgtgccttcagctagctaggccttgagctctggaaatccctccctcaaCTAGATTAGGGCAAGAGAGATGATGCTAATTACAGAGCGCTTAAAAATGTTTTTCTGCTGAGCTAGGATGATTGGGGGCTCTCGACTGCCTAGCTACCGAGCCTTAACCTTATTTTTTAAATTTGCGTTGTCAGGAGTCACTCCCTATCTCCGACATGTGGCTCGTGtttgataatagaaacatagaaaataggtgcaggagtagacccttcaagcctgcaccgccattcaatgagttcatggctgaacatgcaacttcagtaccccattcctgctttcttgccataccccttgatccccctagtagcaaggactacatctaactcctttttaaatatatttagtgaattggcctcaacaactttctgtggtagagaattccacaggttcaccactctctgggtgaagaagtttctcctcatctcagtcctaaatggcttaacccttgctCATGaagctgcccgaaagggtggtaaaggcagaaaccctcacctttaaaaagtacttaaatatgcagttgaagtgccataacctacagggttacagcccaagagctggaaaatgggattaggctggatagttctttgtcagccggcagacacgagacctccttctgtgctgtaaatttctatgattcgataagctccgtgggatgttttactacattaaaggtgctatataaatacaagctgttatgTGGCCAGGCTCCTATGGTTCACTGTTTCTGGTACAATTATCCACAGGGTGAGGAGCTGCCTTAGAAATGCAGCCAAGAACAGGAACCAACATTCAGCTTGGAACAAAGCCCATTTCTGATCACTTCTGCTCAGGTCACTGGGTACAGATCTGAAGCAGAGCTAAAGCTCCTGTTACTATTTCAGGGTTGACAGTATTTAGAACTGGTGATGGGCAGTTACTAAACTTGGACGACAGTAAATATACACGTTGAAGGTGTAGTACAGGCACAGGGACTAAATGGCCTCATTTGATGCTGTCATTTCGACAATCCAGTATGTTTCAACAATAAACTACACTCTGCTTCTGGAAGTGTCCAGATGCCACAGCACAACTGAAGAGAAATAACTTTTTATTTTGATTCAATGCTGGATACAGAAAGACCAGCATAACTGTACCCTAGCAGACAGTGTTATTAACAGACACTGTCTCCCTGCTGTTGCAGTCACATATTGCTGCCTGCACAGGTGTGCACTGCACTGCCATGCCATGGGCAAGTGCATCAGGTCTGTCCATTGAAGCGCACCTTTGTTACAGCCTCATTCACAACAAGAAATAGCAGTCGTTATACAGACAACCCTTTCAAATAAAACTTTTACACAAAAACATTTAACACTTGTCATTGCACTTAGAGGTACTCAGAATATTAGTGTGCGTACAGTACGAAGGATAATTCAGGATAAATTAAAAATCCATTCATAAAAATCAGCAGGATGTCCTGCTTTTGTCAATCCAGTGCTGGGAGCAAGTCCGCCACGCTGTTCACGTAATAGCTGGGGACCAGCTTGTGGCGTTCCGCAGAGTCACTTTCCTGATGGGCCCGCGCCTCTTCCAGGGTGGAAACGCCAGTCAGGGTCAGGATGGTGCGGATGCCGCAGTTTGACCCCATGAGGATGTCAGTGTCCAGCCGGTCTCCCACCATAATTGTCCTGCTCAGGTCAACGCCgtgctctttgaccaagcattcgaACATAAAGGTGCCGGGCTTGCCAATGACGTGAGCGGTGCGATTCGTCGCTGCCTCGACCGCCTTCACCAAGCAGCCCGtgcctgtggggggagagagagagaacaattaGGTGGCTGAATGAAAAGGGGATTCAAATTGTCATGTAAACACAATCTACCTCACCCACCCTCAGAATTGACTTGAAGATGACTGTCACACCCGCCAAATACTCACCTCATCCACATTTCCCAAATATCTGTTCTATTGTCGAGTGTGTAAACAATGAGCCATTTGCACTACAGGCTTATTAATGGGGTCTCTCTGCTCATTTTGCTTATTCCCCCCATGGCTATTTTCTGACCCAGATACGGCGGTTTAAAATCACCAAacacgagacacacacacacactgcaccagctTCTCACAGCTATCAGAATTAATTCACATCTCACTTACTGCTACAGCACAACTAGGCGGGGAGAGAAAAGTAGTACTCAAAAAAATTCAAATTCCTTCTCGCGGGGGACTGGGAATAGGGAATTCGAGGAGCGCTGGAAATAAGCAGATGGGATTTGCAGCACAAAACGCGGTTCATGGTTCATGACAACTGCAGTATGGATAGAGGGCATAAACGACAAAAGTAGGCAGAGACTGGATGTAAGGCAGTTATGATTTtccccagagagtagtgagccccTGGAATACATTGCcagctggtgtggtgggtgctgactctctgtaGGTCTTCAAGAGGGAGCTGAACCGGTTTTTAACTGGGGGCAGAGATGGCATGACATCGAAGGCAAGTGGCTTTATAGACAACATTTGGTCCAGGGGTCTTGGGCTGGCTACCGATTGCgtgaggggagggggttggagaggaatttcccgggTAATTTTCCCTCATTGGTCCTGGGTTTTTTGCCTCCTAGGAGATTACGTGGCTGTGGGGTGAGAAGTGTCCAGTCAGGATGCTCCAGCTATCATGAGTATgaggcaggcttgagggaccagctggtcttttagaAGGATATCCATCCCCAGTCCAAAGCTCTAGTGGTACAATAAACATGGTGACCAAGCAGTGACTGACAGTGACACAGTAATCAAACAGGGGCCACACTGACATTACAACTGAGCACGAATGAATCAAACACCGTAACCGAGCACAGGCACGAGCTGAAGCTTGAACAGTTTCTGATGGTACCAATGGTATCCTTTGGGAGTAAGGGACTGAGTGCATTGCCATGTTTTATTTCCTAGTACAAGACACACAGATGCTCTTGCTGGCATCAGGCTTTATCCTGCTTAACAGTAGGCAAGGGATTAAATCATTACGTCTTTCACCAGATAGCTGACTGGAGCATACAGCAATTCCCCTGTTCACTCTATGTCATTGCTAGATCAGATTCAGGATTAAACCCCAAAAAATGATACAATCCAAGCCAATGGAATCCAATCCCCAAAATATTAGTAAATGTCCTATGTGCACACAGAATGTGATTTATTCACTCCCTGTTGAACAGCACGCTTGTGCATTACTTCACCAATCACCACTCAGCACATCCGCCATCCTGGTCTCAGTCAATGCTCTTCCACCCCCAAGCAGTCAGTCTCCAGAAGAACagcacataataggagcaggagtaggccattcagcccttcgagcctactccgctattcaatatcatggctgatattctcCCTCAACAATATCCCttagtatctaaaaatctatcaatccatgtcttgaatacactcaatgagtgAGCATCCACaggactctggggtagagaattccaattgtTCACAAACCTTagagtaaaaaaaattctcatttcaGGCCTTATTCTgatgtgatccctagttctagactccccagccagagtctACCCTGTTAAGAggcttaagaattttatacatttcaatgaattacatctcattctgctaaactcaatggagtataggcctagtctactcatagtctctcctcacaggacaatcccctcatcccaggaatcagtctagtgaacctttgttgcactccctctaagacaagcatattcttccttcgataaggagaccaaaactaccaaagccctgtataactgcagcgacTTCTTtattccaatccttttgtaataaagaccaacataccatttgctttcctaattgcttgctgaacctgcatgttaactttgtgattcatgtacaaggacacccagctctctctgaacaccaacatttcccaatctctcaccatttaaaaaatactctgcttttctattttttctaccaaaagtggataacttcacatttcaatccatctgccatgttcttgcccactcacataacctatctatatccttttgcagacttttgtgCCCTCctaacaatttactttcccacctagctttgtatcatcagcaaacttggatacattacactcagaccCCTCGTCAAagtaattgatatagattgtaaatagctgaggcccaagcactgatccttgcggtaccccactagttacagcccacCAAtctaaaaatgacctgtttattccaactgttttctgtctgctaaccaatcctcaatccatggtaatatattacccccaattcaatGAGGCCTAATttagtgtaataacctcttgtggcatcttatcaaatgctttttgaaaatccaaatggacgacatccactggttcctgctAGTTACTTCAATCAATTCACGCTGGCACTGCCCAACCATATTAtggttttctaagtgccctgtcacCACGTCCCCAACATCTTCCCTATCACGGCTACTTTCCCTACCATTGCCCTGGTTCCTCAGTTTTCCAttgtttctccctctccccctttccacaTTGAGTGTCTCCCACCCTGGCTCTCCTTCAACGCCCCCTACCCCATGTCTCTCCCTCTTCttgccccccccatcctctctctctctctctctctctccctccctcctccccctttcctctctctctccctccccccctttctcctctcttccctccccccatttcttcccccccccttctcccctctctctctctcccccctcttctctctctctctcccccctcttctctctctctctcccccctcttctctctctctctcccccctctctctctctctctctctcccccctcttctctctctctctcccccctcttctctctctctctccccctcttctctctctctctcccccctcttctctctctctctctccccctcttctctctctctctcccccctcttctctctctctctccccccctcttctctctctctctccccccctcttctctctctctctccccctcttctctctctctctccccctcttctctctctctctcttcccccctcttctctctctcctcccccctcttcNNNNNNNNNNNNNNNNNNNNNNNNNNNNNNNNNNNNNNNNNNNNNNNNNNNNNNNNNNNNNNNNNNNNNNNNNNNNNNNNNNNNNNNNNNNNNNNNNNNNNNNNNNNNNNNNNNNNNNNNNNNNNNNNNNNNNNNNNNNNNNNNNNNNNNNNNNNNNNNNNNNNNNNNNNNNNNNNNNNNNNNNNNNNNNNNNNNNNNNNTGCCCTGGGCCTGCAGCTCGCCGCGGAGGGCCGCGCTGCCGATCAGGTAGACAGAGCCGCAGAGCCGGGCCTCCTGCCGCAGGTAGAGCGCGGCGCAGGGCGCGGTGCCGAACACCTGCTCCGGCCCCGCCGCGAAGCCCAGGCCCCGCAGCTTGTCGCCGTACATCCGCCGGCTCTTGGTGCTGTTGTTGGTCAGGAAGAAGACCCGCTTGCCGCGCTCCTGCAGCCGGTTCACCAGCTGCGCGGCCCCGGGGATCGGGCTGTCGCCCTTCCACAGCACCCCGTCACAGTCAAAGACCAGGGCGTCGAGCGACGCCAGCAGCTCCGAGCCCAGAGCCCCGGACAGCGGCAGGCAGGTGGCCATGGCGGGCGGAGGAGGCAGCGGCCCAGCGCGGCCCGGCGAGTACAGCCAGCCGGCCGGCCCCGCCCCGTGAGGGcacgccacgccacgccacgccCCGCCCCGTGAGGGCACGCCACGCCCCCTCCGACACAGCCTCGCCAATGGCCACGCCCACGCCTTGCATTCCCCGCCCCCTGAGGTCAAGGCCCGCCCACACCCGGCATTGACCCGCCCTCTGAGGACCaaaccgccccgccccgcccccttcgTCATAATCTCGCCCAAATCTGCATTCCCCGCCCCTTCTGACTAACCCATCAGTGCTTGCCTGACAACCccctcacaacccctcccccccaaaatccCTCAACCCCCTCAAACTCCCAGTTTCTCCACATCCTCCCTATCAAACTCCTAATTTtaggcctctatcaggtcacagaCTCTTAGCaccgaaggaagccattcggcccatcgtgtctgtgtgggctctttgaaacagctatccaactaatcccactcccctctcctgtaaggggtggtttgcagggggggggtcagctttcccttctgaccttatcggagcggttccgaatcgctcccacacccttggttccagacactggaattatgaagggactgtgacagacttggacagacaatcggtttcaaggtcggaagcaggtatggctttattgcgtttaaaaagaagtaaaaggcacacctttaataacacacacagaccaatacacactgagggttacaacacattgaataaagtgtcaaattacagcctgtggggaaaagaatacggatatatcccccaaaaaaaggcgccgttatctcccatcaaatctcttgggctctgtttaaactgttctgtccattgattttcaaatgtctcctttgtcagcagtaactcgattagggtgtgcattgttttaggattgtccagtttcctgaccatgatttccattgtgcttgattgggtaattcgattatctcttaggggggtgaatagcctggggtccttaatacatgaatttgcttcagaggttggctccacctcctgtatttggtaactctttttcgcagccaaaatgttgtagaatcttaaaattgatatgctctttcccatagatgtttaggggatctcaagcttctgtaatttaggtccattttgaattccctttcctctgagtccaaacactggggggggggggggtctccatgaatgcatccccttttatcccccgcaggcttcgtctgcccctttaaactcattttaaaagcccagaaagggattcttctcctctgcaggggaaatgtacctggaatctttgcgagatattggtaaattctacattccccccccgtgataccatatcacttatggtatcatcttcgagcctgactcccaagagataccttccccgtaaattagctaaactaatacccaaaatgcattacacttatgcaacatcaccatagatgcacacttttccctttacaggtacaaactttttacatttacaccctcccagcttggaggggggttcaatcactacaattgcatttcagcgcagttacatttcatttcagttacattatattcaccagcatataggcaacgtacaaccacattacagaaggaaaaaacctagattaaaattaaacaacacatcaattggtctcctgaggtttgtccatcacccggtaatgtctggatcctgcccttgagaactgctctcaggctggctgacacacaagacaaactcaaaacaatcacctaa comes from the Pristiophorus japonicus isolate sPriJap1 chromosome 15, sPriJap1.hap1, whole genome shotgun sequence genome and includes:
- the pgp gene encoding glycerol-3-phosphate phosphatase; the protein is MATCLPLSGALGSELLASLDALVFDCDGVLWKGDSPIPGAAQLVNRLQERGKRVFFLTNNSTKSRRMYGDKLRGLGFAAGPEQVFGTAPCAALYLRQEARLCGSVYLIGSAALRGELQAQVSPPTGTGCLVKAVEAATNRTAHVIGKPGTFMFECLVKEHGVDLSRTIMVGDRLDTDILMGSNCGIRTILTLTGVSTLEEARAHQESDSAERHKLVPSYYVNSVADLLPALD